The following are encoded in a window of Castanea sativa cultivar Marrone di Chiusa Pesio chromosome 9, ASM4071231v1 genomic DNA:
- the LOC142611056 gene encoding uncharacterized protein LOC142611056 isoform X1 has translation MAINTQPHLKKWHHGFLEKVNEFVDSVAYFDELISPNSLYLHFLGPELFTHMLKRPETKKKKMATSFSKKKLVEMKEKKDKSIPEEGGFISKRYRHEKKAKNRVIEKLEVVLQLAVPSSPHPRSLSLSLEVLPSSGGWKKKLVGDFWMDAYFVVDKAHKVISIDDLKALMSKPSNELMSSHIHRVMQVLGESLYLFGKYLDYEEKYVLAQSKVEGLF, from the exons ATGGCAATCAATACACAACCCCATTTGAAGAAGTGGCATCATGGTTTTTTGGAGAAGGTCAATGAATTCGTTGACAGTGTAGCTTATTTCGACGAGCTGATATCTCCCAATTCCCTTTATTTGCACTTCCTTGGTCCTGAGCTGTTTACACACATGTTGAAACGTCCAGagacaaaaaagaaga AAATGGCCACTAGCTTTAGCAAGAAGAAGTTGGTTGAGATGAAGGAGAAGAAGGACAAGAGTATTCCTGAGGAGGGAGGCTTTATTTCAAAGAGATATCGTCATGAAAAGAAGGCGAAGAACAGGGTTATTGAGAAGCTTGAGGTGGTACTACAACTTGCTGTCCCTTCATCTCCTCATCCACGCTCCCTTTCATTGTCTCTTGAGGTTCTTCCTTCTAGTGGTGGATGGAAGAAGAAGTTAGTTGGGGATTTTTGGATGGATGCATATTTTGTTGTGGACAAAGCTCATAAGGTCATCTCTATTGACGACCTGAAAGCCTTGATGTCCAAACCCTCTAATGAGCTGATGTCTTCCCATATTCATAGAGTTATGCAA GTGCTTGGGGAATCTCTATACCTTTTTGGGAAGTACTTGGATTATGAGGAGAAGTATGTCTTGGCTCAGTCAAAGGTGGAGGGTCTCTTCTGA
- the LOC142611056 gene encoding uncharacterized protein LOC142611056 isoform X2 — MLKRPETKKKKMATSFSKKKLVEMKEKKDKSIPEEGGFISKRYRHEKKAKNRVIEKLEVVLQLAVPSSPHPRSLSLSLEVLPSSGGWKKKLVGDFWMDAYFVVDKAHKVISIDDLKALMSKPSNELMSSHIHRVMQVLGESLYLFGKYLDYEEKYVLAQSKVEGLF; from the exons ATGTTGAAACGTCCAGagacaaaaaagaaga AAATGGCCACTAGCTTTAGCAAGAAGAAGTTGGTTGAGATGAAGGAGAAGAAGGACAAGAGTATTCCTGAGGAGGGAGGCTTTATTTCAAAGAGATATCGTCATGAAAAGAAGGCGAAGAACAGGGTTATTGAGAAGCTTGAGGTGGTACTACAACTTGCTGTCCCTTCATCTCCTCATCCACGCTCCCTTTCATTGTCTCTTGAGGTTCTTCCTTCTAGTGGTGGATGGAAGAAGAAGTTAGTTGGGGATTTTTGGATGGATGCATATTTTGTTGTGGACAAAGCTCATAAGGTCATCTCTATTGACGACCTGAAAGCCTTGATGTCCAAACCCTCTAATGAGCTGATGTCTTCCCATATTCATAGAGTTATGCAA GTGCTTGGGGAATCTCTATACCTTTTTGGGAAGTACTTGGATTATGAGGAGAAGTATGTCTTGGCTCAGTCAAAGGTGGAGGGTCTCTTCTGA